A region from the Alphaproteobacteria bacterium genome encodes:
- a CDS encoding NADP-dependent malic enzyme, whose translation MTSANANQNAKVTREEALRFHEEGKPGKIEITPTKPLTTQKELSLAYSPGVAEPCLDIHKNPEDAYRYTSKGNLVAVISNGTAVLGLGNLGALASKPVMEGKAVLFKRFADIDGIDLEVATEDPEEFINAVKYLGPTWGGINLEDIKAPECFIIEQRLKEIMDIPVFHDDQHGTAIISVAGLLNALDITGRKIEDIKVVANGAGAASIACIELMKAIGVKHENVILCDSQGVIYQGRTSGMNQWKSAHAVETETRSLAEALVGADVFLGLSVKGAVTKEMVKTMAENPIIFAMANPNPEITPEEVLEVRDDAIIATGRSDYNNQVNNVMGFPYIFRGALDVRAKEINQEMKIAAARALAGLAREPVSDEVSAAYAGRKMEYGPEYIIPTPFDPRLIYTIPVAVAKAAVDTGVAKKPITDWDAYVNKLKARLNPTANNMNLIFQRLLSNPRKIIFAEGEEETVLRTASEWRANGYGIPVLVGRRDRVEAGFKKLGVTDLAGIEIHNAKESTRNEIYIDYLTERLERQGFLRRDCVRMVKNDRNIFAACMLACGDGDALVTGLTRSYSDSLKEIRLVIDPKPDYRVCGISQVITKDRTVFIADTAVTEVPSASGLAKIAVQVAEEVRHLGHEPRVALLSFSNFGNPMQETAQRIRDAVKILDTLDVDFEYEGEMAADVALNSDLQKLFPFCRLSAPANVLIMPALHSASISFKLIQELGGGVVIGPILTGLSRPVQIVEMGSSVSDVLNLAALAAVNSMDQGHLKQVRAISEARIRKVVG comes from the coding sequence ATGACAAGTGCCAATGCAAACCAAAACGCAAAAGTTACCCGCGAAGAAGCCTTACGTTTCCACGAAGAAGGAAAGCCCGGTAAGATCGAAATTACACCAACCAAACCGCTGACAACCCAAAAAGAATTGTCATTGGCTTATTCTCCTGGGGTTGCGGAACCGTGTCTTGATATTCATAAAAATCCTGAAGACGCATATCGCTACACATCCAAAGGTAATCTGGTAGCTGTTATTTCGAATGGTACCGCAGTGCTGGGTCTTGGTAATTTGGGAGCGTTAGCCTCTAAGCCAGTCATGGAAGGTAAGGCGGTTTTGTTTAAACGTTTTGCCGATATTGACGGAATCGACCTTGAAGTAGCAACCGAAGACCCAGAAGAATTTATTAATGCGGTCAAATATCTTGGCCCAACCTGGGGCGGTATTAACCTCGAAGATATTAAAGCGCCTGAGTGCTTTATCATTGAACAACGTCTTAAAGAAATTATGGATATTCCGGTGTTCCATGATGATCAACATGGAACAGCGATTATTTCAGTTGCGGGTTTATTAAACGCGCTTGATATCACTGGCCGTAAAATTGAAGATATCAAGGTTGTGGCAAACGGCGCCGGTGCGGCGTCAATTGCCTGTATTGAATTAATGAAAGCCATCGGCGTTAAACATGAAAATGTAATTCTGTGTGATAGCCAGGGCGTTATTTACCAGGGTCGTACTAGTGGAATGAACCAGTGGAAATCGGCACACGCCGTTGAAACCGAAACCAGAAGCCTGGCAGAAGCCCTTGTAGGAGCTGATGTATTTTTGGGATTGTCCGTTAAAGGGGCCGTAACCAAAGAGATGGTCAAAACCATGGCTGAAAATCCTATCATTTTTGCTATGGCCAACCCAAATCCAGAAATCACACCTGAAGAAGTATTGGAAGTAAGGGATGACGCGATTATTGCAACCGGCCGTTCCGACTATAATAACCAGGTTAATAATGTCATGGGTTTCCCCTATATTTTCCGGGGAGCTTTGGATGTCCGCGCAAAAGAAATTAACCAGGAAATGAAAATTGCGGCCGCTCGTGCGTTGGCTGGGCTGGCAAGAGAGCCGGTATCCGATGAAGTATCGGCTGCTTATGCAGGGCGCAAAATGGAATATGGTCCAGAATATATTATTCCAACACCGTTTGATCCGCGTTTGATTTATACGATTCCTGTTGCTGTTGCTAAAGCAGCGGTTGATACCGGCGTGGCCAAAAAACCAATTACGGATTGGGATGCTTATGTTAACAAGCTCAAAGCGCGTTTGAATCCAACCGCTAACAATATGAATCTCATATTCCAGCGCTTGTTAAGCAATCCGCGCAAGATCATTTTTGCTGAAGGCGAGGAAGAAACAGTATTGCGTACGGCTTCTGAGTGGCGTGCTAATGGCTATGGTATCCCGGTGTTAGTTGGGCGTCGCGATCGCGTTGAGGCTGGATTTAAAAAGCTTGGCGTGACCGATCTTGCCGGCATTGAAATTCATAATGCGAAAGAATCAACCCGTAACGAAATCTATATTGATTATCTCACTGAGCGCCTTGAGCGCCAGGGCTTTTTGCGCCGTGATTGTGTACGGATGGTTAAGAATGACCGCAATATTTTTGCAGCATGTATGCTGGCGTGTGGTGATGGAGATGCGTTGGTTACGGGTCTTACCCGCAGCTATAGCGATTCACTTAAAGAAATTCGTTTAGTCATTGATCCTAAGCCAGATTACCGCGTGTGTGGGATCAGTCAGGTAATTACCAAAGACCGTACGGTCTTTATTGCGGATACGGCGGTGACAGAAGTGCCATCTGCCTCTGGTCTTGCCAAGATTGCTGTACAGGTAGCAGAAGAAGTGCGTCATTTAGGCCATGAGCCACGTGTAGCTCTGCTGTCTTTTTCTAATTTTGGTAACCCGATGCAGGAAACCGCGCAGCGTATCCGTGATGCAGTTAAAATTTTGGACACACTTGACGTTGACTTTGAATATGAAGGTGAAATGGCCGCCGATGTGGCGCTGAATAGCGATTTGCAAAAACTCTTCCCATTCTGCCGTTTATCTGCACCAGCTAACGTATTGATTATGCCAGCTCTGCACTCAGCCAGCATTTCGTTTAAGCTGATCCAGGAATTGGGGGGCGGTGTGGTCATCGGTCCTATTCTTACTGGCTTAAGCCGACCTGTTCAAATCGTTGAGATGGGTTCATCGGTATCGGATGTTC